One genomic segment of Pseudoalteromonas sp. GCY includes these proteins:
- a CDS encoding HvfX family Cu-binding RiPP maturation protein, with translation MLANLLKPYRQLQHLSQHFSGLAPLLMRLILAPVMIIAGYNKLNLANPDATFLQSLLADPNIVAWFGNSEWGLGLPFPDLLAFLAAWTEFLGGWLILFGLLTRLVSIPLMVTMVVAATTVHLEHGWFSVTPTNPDTSAAKVLDWLGFDEAKVSLDNSVEAKQRLDLIKEIVEENGRPNYLYEKGNIVILNNGIEFAATYFVLLLSLFFTGGGRYVSVDYWLRILIDRKQRDLLPE, from the coding sequence ATGCTTGCCAACCTACTAAAGCCGTATCGGCAACTACAACATTTATCTCAACATTTTTCTGGTCTCGCGCCATTACTTATGCGCCTTATTCTTGCGCCCGTTATGATCATTGCAGGTTACAATAAATTAAATTTGGCTAATCCGGACGCGACATTTTTACAAAGCCTCCTCGCCGATCCCAATATTGTCGCATGGTTTGGCAATAGTGAATGGGGCTTAGGATTACCTTTTCCTGACTTGCTTGCCTTTCTCGCCGCTTGGACGGAGTTTTTAGGTGGTTGGTTAATTTTGTTTGGCCTGCTTACTCGTTTAGTGTCTATTCCGCTCATGGTGACTATGGTTGTTGCTGCAACGACGGTTCATTTGGAGCATGGTTGGTTTTCGGTAACGCCAACAAATCCCGATACTAGCGCAGCTAAAGTATTAGATTGGCTTGGCTTTGACGAAGCTAAAGTGAGCTTAGATAATAGCGTAGAAGCAAAGCAACGTTTGGATTTAATTAAAGAGATAGTCGAAGAAAATGGCAGACCGAATTATCTCTACGAAAAAGGCAATATTGTTATTTTAAACAATGGAATTGAATTTGCGGCAACTTACTTTGTATTACTACTTTCACTATTTTTTACCGGTGGTGGACGTTATGTCAGTGTTGACTATTGGTTGAGGATACTTATTGATAGGAAACAACGCGATTTACTTCCAGAGTAA
- a CDS encoding NAD(P)H nitroreductase, with protein sequence MDAIELLLTRQSDSNLSFPGPNPAQLEIIKKAALKVPDHGGLTPFRFITVEEKSREKLGEIYYQAAVKEQQEQRIIDRARQLPERAPMLIIAVSPYQEHPKVPRIEQIQSAGCSVLAMQQAAFAQGLSGVWRTGYFAQSPEVKKQLGLDEKDEIVGYLYLGTPTVQCTKPIRHKPEDFFSSL encoded by the coding sequence ATGGACGCCATAGAATTACTCTTAACACGCCAGTCAGATAGCAATCTGTCTTTTCCTGGACCTAATCCAGCTCAGTTAGAAATCATTAAAAAAGCAGCACTAAAAGTGCCAGATCATGGTGGCTTAACACCGTTTAGATTTATTACAGTCGAAGAAAAAAGCCGCGAAAAGCTAGGTGAAATCTACTATCAAGCGGCGGTGAAAGAGCAGCAAGAACAACGGATAATAGACAGAGCGAGACAGTTACCAGAGCGCGCGCCAATGTTGATCATCGCAGTATCTCCTTATCAAGAACATCCAAAAGTGCCTCGTATTGAGCAAATTCAAAGTGCCGGTTGTAGTGTACTTGCTATGCAGCAAGCAGCTTTTGCACAGGGGTTATCTGGTGTGTGGCGAACTGGTTACTTTGCTCAGAGCCCAGAAGTGAAAAAGCAACTTGGTCTCGATGAAAAAGATGAGATCGTTGGCTATCTTTATTTAGGCACGCCTACGGTGCAGTGTACAAAGCCTATAAGACACAAACCAGAAGATTTCTTTAGCAGTTTATAA